DNA from Brachyspira aalborgi:
ACGGTTTGAGATATAGAGCGCATCATACTCATTTATCATTGCAGGAATCGGTAAATATAGCCGACAGAATAGGAGCTAAAAAATCTTACTTCACGCATATGACTCATGATGTTCTTCATAAGAATTTAGAAAGAGAGCTTCCTAAAAATATGTTTCCCGCTTATGACGGACTTACGATAGAAATTTAAATTATATTCTTGCTTCTATAATAATAAACCAAAAGCCTAACGACTCTCGAATAACTTTTAACGCCTTCTTTTTGACTGTTCGCTTTTAAGTAAGTATCGTTTACTTTTTCGCTTATTTTAGACAAATCGCCCGAATATTGCTTCCAAAATTCATTATATTCTTTAATTTCTTTTTTAGTTTCTTCGTTTAAATTAGAAATTAAATAACCGTAATCTTCATCTCTATTTAATTCGCCCAATATATATAATAAAATTTCAAAATCGCCCGAGTATCTTATAAATAAATCTTCGCTTTTTGAACAAACTAAATAAGCTAAAAAATTCGCTTCGTCTTCGTAAGATATTCCTATTTGATGCGAAATTTCATGAGCTATGGTAAAAGGAAAAGAAACATAAGGAATTAAAATATTAACATTCGATTCAAAAGTGAAAGGATTATAAATTCCCGAGATTTGCAAATATAAAAAAAGTTTTGAAGACTTTATAGGTTTTGTTCTGCTATAATTCATATTCAAAAAATTAAACTCTTCAAAAATATTTTTATAATCGACTTCAACTATTCTATTTAAAGCCTGATAATTCGTATTTATTTCAGAATATTTTATTTGACTTTTTAAATTATT
Protein-coding regions in this window:
- a CDS encoding DUF3810 domain-containing protein, with the protein product MKNKLIFLLCISVIAILLKLLSLSKFLVENFYSKFIYKKLAGGLNKLSGKLSFSLGEILIIIFAIIIILFIIFTIKNLITEKERLKILFNFLYAIICAAIIVYIIFMSIWGLNYYRMPIIDNYSKYMEKQIDNEDIYSLAEYLIKDINNLKSQIKYSEINTNYQALNRIVEVDYKNIFEEFNFLNMNYSRTKPIKSSKLFLYLQISGIYNPFTFESNVNILIPYVSFPFTIAHEISHQIGISYEDEANFLAYLVCSKSEDLFIRYSGDFEILLYILGELNRDEDYGYLISNLNEETKKEIKEYNEFWKQYSGDLSKISEKVNDTYLKANSQKEGVKSYSRVVRLLVYYYRSKNII